From one Methylomonas paludis genomic stretch:
- the greB gene encoding transcription elongation factor GreB has translation MSRWRPPQAKSSPYITQAGYQRLEAELKQLWDRRKHVTTALSAAAAEGDRSENAEYIYRKKELREIDRRIHYLQKRLPILNIVSEKPQNQQQVFFGAWVTLETMQGEEITYRIIGADEIDTSGGLISLDSPLAKALLKKALDDEVLVRHGDLEQRYYIVDIRY, from the coding sequence ATGTCACGCTGGCGTCCACCCCAAGCAAAATCTTCTCCCTATATCACCCAGGCTGGTTATCAGCGCCTGGAAGCCGAATTGAAACAACTTTGGGATAGGCGTAAACATGTCACGACTGCCTTGTCTGCAGCGGCAGCCGAAGGCGACCGTTCTGAAAACGCCGAATATATTTACCGGAAAAAAGAATTACGGGAAATAGACCGGCGTATTCATTATCTGCAAAAAAGATTACCGATTTTAAATATTGTCTCAGAAAAGCCGCAAAATCAGCAGCAGGTATTCTTTGGTGCCTGGGTGACACTGGAAACCATGCAAGGTGAAGAAATTACCTACCGTATCATCGGCGCGGATGAGATTGATACCAGCGGAGGCCTGATCAGCCTGGATTCGCCATTGGCTAAAGCACTGTTAAAAAAAGCGCTGGACGATGAAGTGTTGGTAAGGCATGGCGATCTGGAACAGCGTTATTACATAGTCGATATCCGCTATTAA
- a CDS encoding DUF2914 domain-containing protein, protein MAKSKVVIKINYDQDQNHKPNTGPEMVTVWHYNRILTTFSILLVLVMVGIYGLTDNEQTSTPAATPDTQIPEATVPPAANIQNKPQVSAAEPANNAKLPGTPAEISLTLQPGNAMILDRSVLRASLNTEIKDTEPYRQVKQAIKLDQKQSIELFYFNQLKYIKVLALSHAWYKQGKLIYKKQFDLKPNTSRLISSKKFTKNDVGDWQIQLVDSKTKVFSTLSFKISYE, encoded by the coding sequence TTATGACCAAGACCAAAACCACAAGCCCAATACTGGGCCAGAAATGGTTACTGTTTGGCACTATAACCGTATATTAACGACATTCAGTATATTGCTGGTTTTAGTTATGGTCGGCATTTATGGGCTGACCGACAATGAGCAGACATCTACTCCAGCAGCTACGCCTGACACACAAATACCCGAAGCAACTGTGCCGCCTGCGGCAAATATACAGAATAAACCCCAAGTGTCAGCCGCGGAACCGGCCAATAACGCCAAACTACCGGGAACCCCTGCGGAAATAAGCCTAACACTGCAGCCAGGGAACGCCATGATATTGGATCGTAGCGTACTAAGAGCTTCTTTGAATACTGAAATCAAAGATACTGAACCTTATCGGCAAGTTAAACAGGCCATTAAGCTCGATCAAAAACAATCCATTGAACTTTTTTATTTTAATCAGCTTAAATATATTAAGGTATTGGCTTTATCTCATGCCTGGTATAAACAAGGTAAATTGATTTATAAAAAACAATTTGATCTAAAGCCCAATACTAGCCGACTGATTTCCAGTAAAAAATTTACTAAAAATGATGTGGGTGATTGGCAAATTCAACTAGTTGATAGCAAAACCAAAGTATTCTCTACCCTGAGTTTTAAAATTAGTTATGAATAA
- the dtd gene encoding D-aminoacyl-tRNA deacylase, producing the protein MITIIQRVTQAKVSVNTIDIGAINQGIMALLAVEKTDTAKQADRLLERILNYRIFADNNGKMNLSLRDIQGGLLIVPQFTLAADTETGNRPSFAAGASPGQARELFAYVQQRATAIYPGCQFGEFGADMQVALINDGPVTFTLYSR; encoded by the coding sequence ATGATTACTATAATTCAACGCGTCACCCAGGCTAAAGTCAGCGTCAACACCATAGACATCGGCGCGATCAACCAAGGTATCATGGCCTTGCTGGCCGTGGAAAAAACCGATACAGCCAAACAGGCCGACCGGTTGCTGGAAAGGATTTTGAATTACCGGATTTTTGCCGATAACAACGGCAAAATGAATTTGAGCTTACGTGATATCCAGGGCGGCCTGCTGATCGTGCCGCAATTCACCCTGGCTGCAGACACCGAAACCGGCAACCGCCCCAGCTTTGCGGCTGGGGCAAGTCCCGGACAAGCCCGTGAGCTATTTGCCTATGTACAACAGCGCGCCACCGCTATTTATCCAGGCTGCCAATTCGGCGAGTTTGGTGCCGACATGCAAGTGGCCTTAATTAACGATGGGCCGGTGACGTTTACTTTGTATAGTCGTTAA
- a CDS encoding H-NS family nucleoid-associated regulatory protein, protein MTDLTNLSDAELQEVIEKAEKALKERLSSKRKEVIAQIKDLAASIGVVVELHDAEKIVDRKTVKVAARYRNPADPIQTWSGRGLAPKWMQELIASGRDKSEFEII, encoded by the coding sequence ATGACTGATCTAACTAATCTTTCTGATGCTGAATTGCAAGAAGTTATTGAAAAAGCCGAGAAAGCGTTAAAAGAACGCTTATCTTCAAAACGCAAGGAAGTAATTGCTCAAATAAAGGATTTAGCTGCCTCTATTGGCGTGGTTGTTGAGCTTCATGATGCGGAAAAAATCGTAGACCGGAAAACAGTTAAAGTTGCTGCCAGATACCGTAATCCGGCTGATCCAATTCAAACTTGGTCTGGCCGTGGTTTAGCGCCAAAATGGATGCAAGAACTAATTGCATCAGGCCGCGACAAAAGCGAGTTTGAAATTATCTAA
- the hflC gene encoding protease modulator HflC codes for MNNKTLSLIIPASLTVLLAGYLSVFYVEQHQKAILFRLGKMVSTEFAPGLHIKTPIINNVRTFDARVLTLDTKSERFLTSEKKNVIVDSFAKWRIGDVGLFYTTVGGDEYQANLRLDQIMKDAMRGEFGLRTIKQLITEDRSELGQTLLDKLAPVAGKFGIELIDIRIKRIDLPPEVSSSVFQRMRAERERVAREFRSQGAESAELISAEADKQRQILLANAQREAENRRGRADAESAEIYAASYGKNPEFYAFYRSLQAYQTAFEKTDDTLVLKPDSDFFRYFNNEK; via the coding sequence ATGAACAACAAAACTCTCAGCCTCATCATTCCGGCCAGTCTCACCGTATTACTGGCCGGCTACCTGTCAGTGTTCTATGTCGAACAGCACCAAAAAGCCATCCTGTTTCGGCTGGGTAAAATGGTCAGCACCGAATTTGCCCCTGGACTGCATATCAAAACCCCCATCATCAACAACGTCAGAACCTTTGACGCCCGAGTGCTGACCCTGGACACCAAATCCGAACGCTTCCTCACCTCCGAAAAAAAGAACGTCATCGTCGACTCCTTCGCCAAATGGCGCATCGGTGATGTCGGCTTGTTTTATACCACCGTCGGCGGCGACGAATACCAGGCCAACCTGCGTCTGGACCAGATCATGAAAGATGCCATGCGCGGCGAATTTGGCCTGCGCACCATCAAACAACTGATCACCGAAGACCGCAGCGAACTGGGCCAAACCCTGCTGGACAAACTCGCCCCGGTGGCCGGCAAATTCGGCATCGAACTGATCGACATTCGCATCAAACGCATCGACCTGCCGCCAGAAGTCAGCAGCTCCGTGTTTCAGCGCATGCGCGCCGAACGGGAAAGAGTGGCGCGGGAATTCCGCTCCCAGGGTGCCGAAAGCGCCGAACTGATCAGCGCCGAAGCCGACAAACAGCGCCAGATCCTGCTGGCCAACGCCCAGCGAGAAGCCGAAAACCGCCGAGGCCGGGCTGATGCCGAATCCGCAGAAATCTATGCGGCCAGCTACGGCAAGAACCCCGAGTTCTATGCGTTTTACCGCAGCCTGCAGGCTTATCAAACCGCCTTTGAAAAAACCGACGACACCCTGGTGTTAAAACCCGATTCGGATTTCTTCAGGTATTTTAATAACGAGAAATAA
- a CDS encoding lysophospholipid acyltransferase family protein produces MIDAESILKDTYPDFKLGKHQPLAVKALKKLIHEDDFNSVIQKNQHLRGFAFLDKLLSYFKFSYQVSNKSLNNIPSEGRLLIVANHPIGTLDGLALVKLIRTIRPDVRIVANRVLSHMEPLQSIFLPVDVLSDKKSLKDTYKVMVDALENEEAIIIFPAGEVSRITPAGVRDGKWQTGFIKLAKKSRSPILPIHIKAKNSVLFYSVSTLYKPLGTMLLVKEMFNKKNQEIKFKVGAPIPFSAIADSTENNKQLSQRFRKHVLNLGKKNKPLLFETFETVVHPSDTKAIKKALFQSRLLGETRDGKKIFLYQFQDDCPVMQEIARLRELTFRSVEEGTGQALDLDKFDIYYSHIVLWDDIDLEIVGSYRVGEGPKIMAEYGVEGFYTQTLFDLQSDFAALLPYSVELGRSFVQPRYWGQHSLEYLWYGIGAYLREKPEIKYLFGPVSISNAYPQPAKELIIGFYQQQFGSNNYQTKARTPFVISEAGRQFASTEFQADYSTSFKILNSELKKLGVRVPTLYKQYVELCVDKGCHFIDFNIDPEFNNCIDSLIMVEIDKIAPKKRHRYIDTSLNS; encoded by the coding sequence ATGATTGATGCTGAAAGCATATTGAAAGATACCTATCCTGATTTTAAGCTGGGAAAACATCAGCCATTAGCAGTGAAAGCCCTGAAAAAACTCATCCACGAAGACGATTTCAATAGTGTTATTCAAAAAAACCAACATCTGCGTGGTTTTGCCTTTCTTGATAAATTATTGAGTTATTTTAAATTCAGTTATCAGGTCAGTAATAAGTCGCTGAATAATATTCCTTCCGAAGGTAGATTATTAATAGTAGCCAATCATCCTATTGGTACCCTGGACGGATTAGCCCTGGTAAAGCTGATACGCACCATTAGGCCGGATGTGCGGATAGTTGCCAATCGGGTTTTGTCACACATGGAGCCATTGCAATCGATATTTTTGCCGGTCGATGTGTTATCCGATAAAAAAAGCCTGAAAGATACTTATAAAGTGATGGTGGATGCCCTGGAAAACGAGGAAGCCATTATCATTTTTCCGGCTGGTGAAGTTTCGCGTATCACACCAGCTGGTGTGCGCGACGGCAAATGGCAGACCGGTTTTATCAAGCTGGCCAAAAAATCCCGCAGCCCGATTTTGCCCATCCATATTAAAGCCAAAAATTCGGTTCTGTTTTATAGTGTTTCCACTTTATATAAACCTCTGGGCACCATGCTGTTGGTTAAAGAGATGTTTAATAAAAAGAATCAGGAAATCAAATTTAAGGTTGGGGCGCCAATTCCATTTTCGGCAATTGCCGACAGTACCGAAAATAACAAGCAGCTTAGTCAGCGCTTTCGTAAACACGTGCTGAATCTGGGTAAAAAGAATAAACCGTTGCTATTTGAAACCTTTGAAACAGTCGTTCATCCCAGTGATACCAAAGCCATTAAAAAGGCTTTGTTCCAATCCAGATTACTGGGCGAAACCCGTGATGGTAAAAAGATTTTTCTTTACCAGTTTCAGGATGATTGTCCGGTGATGCAAGAAATAGCCCGGTTACGGGAGCTGACCTTCCGTTCGGTGGAAGAAGGTACCGGTCAGGCATTGGATTTGGATAAATTTGATATTTATTATAGCCATATTGTGTTGTGGGATGATATAGATCTGGAAATAGTCGGATCTTATCGGGTGGGTGAAGGCCCTAAAATCATGGCTGAATATGGTGTAGAAGGGTTTTATACTCAAACCCTGTTTGATTTGCAGAGTGATTTTGCCGCACTGTTACCCTACAGCGTTGAATTGGGCCGCAGTTTTGTCCAGCCCCGCTATTGGGGGCAACACAGTCTGGAATACCTGTGGTATGGCATTGGTGCTTATTTACGGGAAAAACCGGAAATTAAATATCTGTTTGGCCCGGTAAGTATCAGCAATGCCTACCCACAACCCGCCAAGGAATTGATTATCGGTTTTTATCAGCAGCAGTTTGGCTCAAATAATTATCAAACCAAAGCCAGAACCCCGTTTGTGATCTCCGAAGCTGGTCGCCAGTTTGCCAGTACCGAATTCCAGGCCGATTATTCAACCAGTTTTAAAATTTTGAATAGTGAATTAAAAAAACTGGGAGTAAGAGTGCCGACACTCTATAAACAATACGTCGAGTTGTGCGTGGACAAGGGGTGTCATTTTATCGACTTTAATATTGATCCGGAATTTAATAATTGTATAGATAGCCTGATAATGGTGGAAATTGATAAAATTGCCCCCAAGAAAAGACACCGTTATATAGATACCTCATTAAATTCATAG
- a CDS encoding FKBP-type peptidyl-prolyl cis-trans isomerase, which translates to MQITDKTAVSIHYTLTNNRGEELDSSIGAEPLVYLHGTGNIIPGLEAALTGKQIGDSFTVSIAPDQAYGELDANMVQIVSAAMFEGMDIDVGMQFHADVSYGSGVITITEINGDEVTIDGNHPLAGEELIFAVEVIDIRPASADELAHGHVHGAGCHH; encoded by the coding sequence ATGCAAATCACCGATAAAACTGCTGTTTCGATTCATTATACCTTAACCAATAACCGGGGTGAGGAACTGGACAGCTCCATTGGGGCTGAGCCTTTGGTCTATTTGCATGGCACCGGTAATATCATTCCCGGTCTGGAAGCGGCATTGACCGGCAAGCAAATCGGCGACAGCTTTACCGTCAGCATTGCGCCTGATCAGGCTTACGGCGAATTGGATGCCAATATGGTACAAATAGTCTCTGCGGCCATGTTCGAAGGTATGGATATTGATGTAGGCATGCAGTTTCACGCCGACGTCAGCTATGGCAGCGGTGTTATCACCATCACCGAAATTAATGGTGACGAGGTAACAATAGACGGCAATCACCCCTTAGCAGGTGAAGAGCTGATTTTTGCTGTAGAAGTCATTGATATTAGACCAGCTTCTGCAGATGAATTGGCCCATGGTCATGTGCATGGTGCCGGTTGTCATCACTAA
- a CDS encoding NAD(P)-dependent alcohol dehydrogenase, which produces MMKAHGYAAYNPHTPLAPFSFDRRQPGSDDVLIKILYCGVCHSDIHQARDEWQGSTFPIVPGHEIIGKVLEVGSSVSRFKVGASVGVGCMVDSCGTCHDCQDHQEQFCNHTVFTYNSPDKITGTMTYGGYSDVIVVNQRFVLQIAEHLDLAAVAPLLCAGITTYSPLRHWQVGKGQKVGVVGLGGLGHMAVKFAHAFGAKVVLFTTSPSKIADAKRLGADEVVISKNSEELQKHQQSFDFILDTVAAQHNLDQYLALLKRDGTLCLVGVPDQPHPSPSVGNLIFKRRALAGSLIGGIRETQEMLDFCAEHNIVSDIELIDMADINHAFERMLKSDVKYRFVIDIQTLNQHSISGGQPASIPSAAELKAANAVG; this is translated from the coding sequence ATGATGAAAGCACATGGTTATGCAGCCTACAACCCGCACACCCCACTAGCACCGTTCAGTTTTGACCGCCGCCAGCCCGGTTCGGACGATGTCCTGATTAAAATTCTCTATTGCGGTGTTTGCCATAGTGATATCCATCAAGCCAGAGATGAATGGCAGGGCAGCACCTTCCCTATCGTGCCTGGGCACGAAATTATCGGTAAAGTGCTGGAAGTTGGCAGTTCGGTCAGTCGTTTTAAAGTAGGTGCCAGTGTTGGTGTCGGCTGTATGGTCGATTCCTGCGGTACCTGCCATGACTGTCAAGACCATCAGGAACAATTTTGCAACCATACAGTATTTACTTATAACAGTCCGGATAAAATCACCGGCACCATGACTTATGGGGGATATTCGGATGTGATTGTAGTGAATCAACGCTTTGTACTGCAGATTGCAGAACATTTGGATTTAGCCGCAGTCGCGCCATTATTATGTGCCGGTATTACCACTTATTCCCCGCTACGCCATTGGCAAGTCGGCAAAGGCCAGAAAGTTGGCGTGGTCGGCCTGGGTGGCTTAGGTCATATGGCTGTCAAATTTGCCCATGCTTTTGGCGCTAAAGTTGTGTTATTCACTACTTCTCCCAGCAAAATTGCCGATGCCAAGCGTTTGGGTGCTGATGAAGTGGTGATTTCCAAAAACTCGGAAGAATTGCAAAAGCATCAGCAAAGCTTTGACTTTATTCTCGACACGGTGGCAGCCCAACATAATTTGGATCAATATCTGGCACTACTGAAGCGTGATGGCACTTTGTGTTTGGTCGGTGTCCCCGATCAACCCCACCCATCGCCCAGTGTGGGTAATTTAATATTCAAACGCCGGGCCTTGGCGGGCTCTTTAATCGGCGGTATCCGCGAAACTCAGGAAATGCTGGATTTTTGTGCTGAACACAATATAGTTTCTGATATTGAACTGATAGACATGGCGGACATCAATCATGCCTTTGAACGCATGCTGAAAAGCGATGTGAAATACCGTTTCGTAATTGATATACAGACCCTGAACCAACACAGCATAAGCGGCGGTCAACCAGCATCAATACCGAGCGCTGCCGAATTAAAAGCGGCGAACGCTGTTGGCTAA
- a CDS encoding M14 family zinc carboxypeptidase gives MTDKSFVELTQLQEIIKQLGDRARVEVVERVVYKDREFPIHCIALGSERPDVPVLGYFGGVHGLEKIGSEVILSYLKTIVSLLDWDEEFKQRLQHSRLIFMPIINPVGVYLGTRCNGNGVDLMRNAPVEGDGNTKLYSGHRLSPRLPWYRGDVSCMEKEASALCRVITKHLFPAPLSIAIDLHSGFGVHDRLWFPYASSRKPIATLAEVFAWKKLFDRSYPNHFYKIEPMSQEYVINGDLWDYLYDDFSQSQQTDKLFLPLTLEMGSWVWLRKSPLHMFQRHGLFHPLLPHRQQRILRRHFTLFDYLYRSLLYSQEWAHLQADQKQIYAEQAKALWYA, from the coding sequence ATGACAGACAAGTCGTTTGTGGAATTGACTCAGCTGCAGGAGATAATCAAACAGCTGGGTGATAGGGCGCGGGTAGAGGTTGTGGAGCGAGTGGTGTATAAAGATCGGGAGTTTCCGATACACTGCATAGCCCTTGGCTCTGAGCGACCTGATGTGCCTGTATTAGGTTATTTTGGTGGTGTGCATGGCCTGGAAAAAATCGGCTCGGAAGTGATTCTGTCGTATCTTAAAACCATAGTTAGTCTGTTAGATTGGGATGAAGAGTTTAAACAGCGTCTGCAACATTCGCGCTTGATCTTTATGCCGATTATCAATCCGGTGGGCGTTTATCTAGGTACGCGTTGCAATGGGAATGGCGTAGATTTAATGCGTAACGCCCCTGTCGAGGGAGACGGTAATACCAAATTGTATAGTGGGCATCGCTTAAGCCCCAGATTACCCTGGTATCGTGGTGATGTCAGCTGTATGGAAAAAGAAGCATCTGCCTTGTGCCGGGTGATTACCAAACATTTGTTTCCGGCGCCCTTGTCGATAGCCATAGACTTACATTCCGGCTTTGGTGTGCATGATAGGCTATGGTTTCCTTATGCTTCCAGCCGTAAACCTATTGCGACCTTGGCAGAAGTGTTTGCCTGGAAAAAACTATTTGATCGCAGCTACCCCAACCATTTTTACAAAATTGAGCCCATGAGCCAAGAGTATGTGATCAATGGTGATTTATGGGATTATTTATACGATGATTTTAGCCAAAGCCAGCAGACCGACAAACTTTTCTTGCCCTTGACGCTGGAAATGGGTTCTTGGGTTTGGTTGCGAAAAAGTCCATTACACATGTTTCAGCGTCATGGTCTATTTCATCCCTTATTGCCGCACCGGCAGCAGCGCATATTACGCAGGCATTTTACCTTGTTTGATTATTTGTATAGGAGTCTGCTGTATTCGCAGGAATGGGCGCATTTACAGGCCGACCAGAAGCAAATTTATGCCGAACAGGCAAAAGCGCTTTGGTATGCATAA
- a CDS encoding gamma-glutamylcyclotransferase family protein, whose product METPNYLPKYLFVYGTLRQNPPGQIHPFLQSCSRYIGPATLPGRLYAIADYPGAVIPAVLDQSIIHGELYQLSEHQTDLLAILDEYEECTANFPLPHEYQRCQVTVELKPTQPTLAWIYLYNLPVDGLTIITGGDYQQFLTKHSSKP is encoded by the coding sequence TTGGAAACACCAAACTATTTACCCAAGTATTTATTTGTTTACGGCACATTGCGCCAGAACCCACCAGGGCAAATACATCCATTTCTGCAAAGCTGCAGCCGCTATATCGGCCCAGCTACCCTGCCTGGCCGGCTTTACGCCATAGCGGATTATCCTGGCGCAGTGATACCCGCCGTACTGGATCAAAGCATTATTCACGGTGAACTGTATCAACTGTCGGAACATCAGACTGATCTCTTGGCTATTCTTGACGAATATGAAGAATGCACGGCAAACTTTCCGCTACCCCATGAATACCAACGCTGTCAGGTAACAGTAGAGTTAAAGCCGACACAGCCTACCCTGGCATGGATCTATCTTTATAATCTCCCGGTTGATGGACTGACAATAATAACCGGCGGTGACTACCAACAATTTTTGACCAAACACAGCAGCAAACCATGA
- the ftsH gene encoding ATP-dependent zinc metalloprotease FtsH, protein MKKFLIIVSIAASAGLGLYWLFSRSLPSYEPNFDISYSDFIEDVRSKAVTEVIIDGNNVDGRRQNGTRFTTYNPNDSRMIDELLEYGVKIKVEKPEQPSTIMQIVMSWAPTLLLIAVFVYFMRKQQQMGAGGQNSFGKSRAKLMAEDQVKVRFTDVAGVEEAKEDVVEMVDFLKAPGKYEALGGKIPRGVLMVGPPGTGKTLLARAIAGEAGVPFFSISGSDFVEMFVGVGASRVRDMFEQAKKRAPCIIFIDEIDAVGRQRGASGMGGGNDEREQTLNQLLVEMDGFSGNEGIIVIAATNRADVLDKALLRPGRFDRQVQVGLPDLKGREQILKVHGNRVPLADDVNINDLARGTPGFSGAELANLINEGALFAARNNQRVVTMQNLDKARDKMIMGAEKRTMVMGREELLMTAYHEAGHAIVGRNVPEHDPVYKVSIMPRGGALGITMFLPERDQYSASKDKLESQIASLFGGRVAEALIYGKNKVTTGASNDIQRATQLARNMVTKWGLSDRLGPMDYGDNEGGYMGSQAKPMSEQMAQIIDEEIRKVIDSNYLRAETILKENMQILHNMAHALLDWETIDKFQIDELLQGKVLAPPEPEAELPESYTEVLAAENSPAETEIAGYVALS, encoded by the coding sequence ATGAAAAAATTCTTGATTATCGTATCGATAGCAGCATCGGCAGGTTTAGGCTTATATTGGCTATTTTCACGCAGCCTGCCCAGTTATGAACCTAATTTCGATATTTCCTATTCTGATTTTATCGAGGATGTCCGCAGCAAAGCGGTCACCGAGGTAATTATCGACGGTAATAATGTTGATGGCCGCCGCCAGAATGGTACCCGGTTTACCACCTATAATCCTAATGATTCCAGAATGATAGATGAATTGTTAGAGTATGGGGTAAAAATCAAAGTTGAAAAACCCGAACAGCCTTCGACCATCATGCAAATAGTGATGTCCTGGGCGCCAACCTTATTATTGATTGCGGTATTTGTGTATTTCATGCGCAAACAACAGCAAATGGGCGCCGGCGGCCAGAACAGCTTTGGTAAAAGCCGGGCCAAGCTGATGGCGGAAGATCAGGTGAAGGTGCGTTTTACCGATGTGGCTGGGGTGGAAGAAGCCAAAGAAGATGTGGTGGAAATGGTGGACTTTCTGAAAGCCCCCGGCAAATATGAAGCCCTGGGCGGCAAGATTCCGCGCGGGGTGTTGATGGTGGGACCTCCCGGTACCGGTAAAACCCTGCTGGCCAGAGCCATTGCCGGCGAAGCCGGAGTACCGTTCTTTTCCATCTCCGGTTCCGACTTTGTGGAAATGTTTGTCGGTGTCGGCGCCTCCCGGGTGCGGGATATGTTTGAACAGGCCAAAAAGCGGGCGCCCTGCATTATTTTTATCGACGAAATCGATGCGGTAGGCCGGCAACGCGGGGCTTCCGGCATGGGGGGCGGTAATGATGAGCGTGAACAAACCCTGAACCAGTTACTGGTGGAAATGGACGGCTTTAGCGGCAATGAAGGCATTATTGTGATAGCCGCCACCAACCGTGCCGATGTGCTGGATAAAGCCCTGCTCAGACCGGGCCGGTTTGACCGGCAGGTGCAAGTGGGCTTGCCTGATCTGAAGGGCCGCGAACAAATCCTTAAAGTGCATGGTAACCGGGTACCTTTGGCCGATGATGTCAACATCAACGACCTGGCACGCGGTACCCCCGGTTTTTCCGGGGCCGAACTGGCCAATCTGATCAACGAAGGCGCTTTGTTTGCCGCACGTAACAACCAGCGGGTGGTGACCATGCAGAACCTGGACAAAGCCCGCGACAAAATGATCATGGGTGCCGAAAAGCGCACCATGGTCATGGGCCGGGAAGAACTGCTGATGACCGCTTACCATGAAGCCGGCCATGCCATTGTGGGCCGCAACGTACCTGAACACGACCCGGTGTACAAAGTCAGCATCATGCCGCGCGGCGGGGCTTTGGGCATTACCATGTTCTTGCCGGAACGCGACCAGTACAGCGCCAGCAAAGACAAACTGGAAAGCCAGATTGCCAGCCTGTTTGGTGGCCGGGTGGCTGAAGCCCTGATTTACGGCAAAAATAAAGTCACCACCGGGGCTTCCAACGACATCCAGCGTGCCACCCAGCTAGCCCGTAACATGGTCACCAAATGGGGCTTGTCCGACCGACTGGGGCCTATGGATTACGGCGATAACGAAGGCGGTTATATGGGCTCACAAGCCAAGCCGATGTCCGAACAGATGGCACAAATCATCGATGAAGAAATCCGTAAGGTGATAGACAGCAACTATTTACGGGCGGAAACCATACTCAAAGAGAATATGCAGATTCTGCACAATATGGCTCATGCTCTGCTCGATTGGGAAACCATTGATAAATTCCAGATTGATGAGTTGCTGCAGGGTAAGGTGCTGGCGCCGCCAGAACCGGAAGCCGAACTTCCGGAAAGTTACACCGAAGTTCTGGCAGCAGAAAATTCACCGGCTGAAACCGAAATTGCAGGGTATGTGGCTTTGTCTTAA
- a CDS encoding alpha/beta fold hydrolase: MHKDLGSNWLLLRGLAREAGHWGDFLPLMREVFPDARINTLDLPGTGLYHRENSPALISAIMEWLRQQAREQGLLDQPLTILALSMGGMVAWEWLIKHPAEIQGAVLVNSSFANLSAFHQRMRWQSYQQFLQILLEKDLYQREQAILALVSNSPDRYAALAESWYQIQQQRPVSFKNFIRQITAAAQYKPSRQGPKQPVLLLNSQGDRLVSPSCTQRIAENWQLEVKTHPWAGHDLSIDDGVWLGNQLKNWIVP, translated from the coding sequence ATGCATAAGGATCTGGGAAGTAATTGGTTATTGCTGCGTGGCTTAGCTAGGGAGGCCGGGCATTGGGGTGATTTTCTGCCACTAATGCGTGAGGTATTTCCAGATGCTCGAATCAATACTTTGGATTTACCGGGTACCGGTTTATATCACCGGGAAAATAGTCCTGCACTAATATCAGCGATTATGGAATGGCTTAGGCAGCAGGCCAGAGAGCAAGGCTTATTGGATCAGCCTTTGACTATTTTAGCGCTGTCTATGGGGGGAATGGTGGCCTGGGAATGGCTAATAAAACACCCGGCAGAAATTCAGGGTGCGGTTTTGGTTAATAGCAGTTTTGCTAATCTCAGTGCATTTCATCAGCGTATGCGTTGGCAAAGTTATCAGCAGTTTCTGCAAATTCTGCTGGAAAAAGATTTATATCAACGTGAGCAGGCTATTCTGGCGCTGGTTAGTAATTCCCCGGATCGCTACGCAGCTCTGGCAGAGTCCTGGTATCAGATACAGCAGCAAAGGCCGGTTAGTTTTAAGAATTTTATCCGGCAAATTACAGCAGCGGCACAGTATAAGCCGAGCCGACAAGGGCCAAAGCAGCCCGTTTTATTGCTGAATAGTCAAGGTGATCGGCTGGTTTCGCCAAGCTGTACTCAACGTATTGCTGAAAATTGGCAATTGGAAGTTAAAACCCATCCCTGGGCAGGGCACGACCTTAGTATTGATGATGGTGTCTGGCTAGGCAATCAGCTCAAAAATTGGATAGTGCCTTAA